A genomic segment from [Flavobacterium] thermophilum encodes:
- the speG_1 gene encoding Spermidine N(1)-acetyltransferase — MMIRPIEVRDAENFLELCKKIDESGFMLFEPGERQTTVEQQSKSIERMLSEPNKMIFVAETENKLVGFLAVIGGDVKRNRHSANVVLGVLEDYQGQGIATKLFNKAFEWAKEVGILRLGLTVMKGNDKAFNLYRKMGFVLEGERVQSLRVGGEFVNEYYLYKLL, encoded by the coding sequence ATGATGATAAGACCGATTGAAGTTCGCGATGCGGAAAATTTCTTGGAGTTGTGCAAAAAAATTGATGAATCTGGTTTTATGTTATTTGAGCCTGGCGAACGGCAAACAACGGTTGAGCAACAAAGTAAATCGATTGAAAGAATGTTGTCTGAGCCGAATAAAATGATCTTTGTTGCTGAAACGGAAAACAAGCTTGTCGGGTTCCTTGCTGTCATAGGAGGCGATGTAAAACGAAATCGACATTCTGCCAATGTTGTTTTGGGAGTTCTTGAAGACTATCAAGGACAGGGCATTGCCACGAAACTATTCAACAAAGCGTTTGAGTGGGCAAAGGAAGTTGGAATTTTGAGATTAGGACTTACGGTCATGAAAGGGAACGATAAGGCGTTCAACTTATATAGGAAGATGGGGTTCGTATTAGAAGGCGAGAGGGTTCAATCATTAAGAGTGGGCGGAGAATTTGTCAATGAATATTACCTATACAAACTGTTGTAA
- the actP gene encoding Acetate transporter ActP, with amino-acid sequence MNGLAFFLFLVIVALTLVITYYASKRTKTTSEFYTADSSLTGWQNGLAIAGDYMSAASFLGIAGMIALAGFDGFFYSIGFLVAYLVVLYIVAEPLRNLGKYTMADMIAARFDDKKVRGVAALNTIAISIFYMIAQLVGAGGLIKLLLGLDYVYSVLIVGILMTVYVVFGGMTATSWVQIVKAVLLMVGTFIISIIVFAKFDFSIAKMFHEVKTATPLGEAFLNPGNKFKDPLDTISLNLALVLGTAGLPHILIRFFTVKDAPTARKSVVYATWIIGLFYVMTIFLGFGAAAFVGYDKIVAANPAGNMAAPLLAEALGGDFLFAFVAAVAFATILAVVAGLVLSAASAFAHDFYSHILRRGQPTEKEQMLAARWASVGVSVLSILLALFAQKMNVAFLVSLAFAVAASANLPTIVFTIFWRRFNTTGAITGMLVGLISALVLVFFSPNVWSPQPGAAIFVGEPLFKLANPGIISIPLGFIGAIIGTLVSSKKADEKKYTEIVVKANTGIGRV; translated from the coding sequence ATGAACGGATTAGCCTTTTTCCTCTTCCTCGTCATCGTCGCCTTGACGCTCGTCATTACGTACTACGCCTCCAAGCGCACGAAAACAACGAGCGAATTTTACACCGCTGACAGCAGCCTCACCGGCTGGCAAAACGGGCTCGCCATCGCCGGCGACTATATGTCCGCCGCCTCTTTTCTCGGCATTGCCGGCATGATCGCCCTGGCTGGATTTGACGGCTTCTTTTACAGCATCGGCTTCCTTGTCGCTTATCTTGTCGTCTTGTACATCGTTGCCGAGCCGCTTCGCAATCTTGGCAAGTACACGATGGCCGACATGATCGCCGCCCGTTTTGATGATAAAAAAGTGCGCGGCGTCGCGGCGTTAAATACGATCGCCATCTCGATCTTCTATATGATCGCCCAGCTTGTCGGCGCCGGCGGCCTCATCAAGCTTCTGTTAGGCTTAGACTACGTTTATTCTGTCTTGATCGTCGGCATTTTAATGACCGTGTATGTCGTGTTCGGCGGCATGACGGCCACGAGCTGGGTGCAAATCGTCAAAGCCGTCTTATTGATGGTCGGTACGTTTATCATTTCCATCATCGTCTTTGCCAAATTCGACTTCAGCATCGCCAAAATGTTCCATGAAGTCAAAACCGCGACACCGCTTGGCGAAGCGTTTTTAAACCCGGGCAACAAGTTTAAAGACCCGCTCGATACGATTTCATTAAACTTGGCGCTCGTGTTGGGGACGGCCGGGCTGCCGCATATTTTGATCCGCTTCTTTACGGTCAAAGACGCGCCGACCGCGCGCAAATCGGTCGTGTATGCGACATGGATCATTGGGCTTTTCTACGTCATGACGATCTTTTTAGGGTTTGGCGCCGCCGCGTTCGTCGGCTATGACAAAATCGTCGCCGCCAACCCGGCCGGCAATATGGCCGCCCCGCTGTTGGCCGAAGCGCTTGGTGGAGATTTCTTATTTGCTTTTGTTGCCGCGGTTGCCTTTGCCACGATTTTGGCGGTTGTCGCCGGGCTTGTGTTGTCAGCGGCCTCGGCGTTTGCCCACGACTTTTACAGCCATATTTTGCGGCGCGGTCAGCCGACGGAAAAAGAACAAATGCTCGCCGCCCGCTGGGCATCGGTCGGCGTCTCGGTGTTGTCGATTTTGTTAGCGCTGTTTGCCCAAAAAATGAACGTTGCCTTCCTTGTGTCGCTCGCCTTTGCCGTCGCTGCAAGCGCCAACTTGCCGACGATCGTCTTTACGATCTTCTGGCGTCGCTTTAATACGACAGGAGCCATTACTGGCATGCTCGTTGGCTTGATCAGCGCCTTGGTGCTCGTCTTCTTCAGCCCGAACGTCTGGTCGCCGCAGCCAGGAGCCGCCATTTTCGTCGGCGAACCGCTCTTTAAGCTCGCCAACCCAGGCATCATCTCGATTCCGCTCGGTTTTATCGGCGCCATCATCGGAACGCTCGTCTCGTCGAAAAAAGCGGATGAAAAGAAATATACGGAAATTGTCGTCAAGGCGAATACTGGGATCGGACGCGTGTAA
- a CDS encoding Protein of uncharacterised function, DUF485, which produces MAVKKQSFSDPVGANYEAIAQSASFRALIQAKKRFIVPATVFFFVFYFTLPVLTSYSKALNAPAIGPVSWAWLFAFAQFIMTWALCILYSKRAAQFDAIVEQVKQEAKEGGNA; this is translated from the coding sequence ATGGCCGTCAAAAAGCAGTCGTTTTCCGATCCGGTCGGCGCTAATTACGAAGCGATCGCCCAATCAGCTTCATTTCGCGCCCTCATCCAAGCGAAGAAACGCTTTATCGTTCCGGCGACCGTCTTTTTCTTCGTTTTTTACTTCACCCTTCCGGTATTAACGTCGTACTCGAAAGCACTCAATGCGCCGGCGATCGGGCCGGTCAGCTGGGCTTGGCTGTTTGCCTTTGCGCAATTTATCATGACATGGGCCTTATGCATCCTTTATTCGAAACGCGCAGCACAATTTGATGCCATCGTCGAGCAAGTGAAGCAAGAAGCGAAGGAAGGAGGAAACGCTTAA
- the yveA gene encoding L-aspartate transporter — translation MNLFRKKPIQALLNESGAKGASLRKELGAFDLTMLGIGAIIGTGIFVLTGVAAAEHAGPALVLSFILSALACVFAALCYAEFASTVPVSGSAYTYSYATFGELFAWILGWDLILEYGVASSAVAAGWSGYFQGLLAGFGIELPKALTSAYNPEKGTIIDLPAILIILFITFLLNMGAKKSARFNTVVVFIKVAVILLFLAVGVWYVKPENWTPFMPYGFAGVATGAATVFFAYIGFDAVSTAAEEVRNPQRNMPIGIIVSLLVCTLLYIAVSLVLTGIVPYDQLNVKNPVAFALNYINQDWVAGFISLGAIAGITTVLLVMMYGQTRLFYAISRDGLLPKVFARISPTRQVPYVNTWLTGAAVAVFAGIIPLNKLAELTNIGTLFAFITVSIGVLVLRKTQPDLKRAFRVPFVPVIPILAVLFCGYLVLQLPMTTWIGFISWLLIGLVIYFVYGRKHSALNEIAKSEEKVG, via the coding sequence ATGAATTTGTTTCGTAAAAAACCGATTCAGGCGCTTTTAAACGAATCGGGGGCGAAAGGAGCCTCGCTGCGGAAAGAGTTAGGGGCATTCGACTTAACGATGCTCGGCATCGGTGCCATTATCGGGACGGGCATTTTCGTCCTGACCGGGGTGGCTGCGGCAGAGCATGCCGGTCCGGCGCTCGTTCTCTCGTTTATTTTATCTGCCTTGGCGTGTGTGTTTGCGGCGCTTTGTTACGCTGAGTTTGCTTCGACCGTACCGGTGTCGGGAAGCGCGTACACATATAGCTATGCCACATTTGGTGAACTGTTCGCTTGGATTTTAGGTTGGGACTTGATTTTGGAATATGGGGTCGCTTCATCAGCGGTCGCCGCCGGCTGGTCCGGCTATTTCCAAGGCCTGCTCGCTGGGTTTGGCATTGAGCTGCCGAAGGCGCTCACGAGCGCATATAACCCGGAGAAAGGCACAATCATCGATTTGCCGGCTATTCTCATTATTTTGTTCATTACGTTTTTACTGAACATGGGTGCGAAAAAATCGGCCCGTTTCAATACGGTCGTGGTTTTTATTAAAGTGGCTGTCATCTTGCTTTTCTTGGCGGTTGGCGTTTGGTATGTCAAGCCGGAAAACTGGACGCCGTTTATGCCATATGGATTTGCAGGTGTTGCGACCGGCGCTGCAACAGTGTTTTTCGCTTACATCGGGTTTGATGCGGTGTCGACCGCGGCGGAAGAAGTGCGCAACCCGCAACGCAATATGCCAATTGGCATCATCGTGTCGTTGCTTGTCTGCACGTTATTGTACATCGCTGTTTCGCTCGTGCTGACGGGCATCGTTCCGTACGATCAATTGAACGTAAAAAACCCGGTGGCGTTCGCGTTAAACTATATCAATCAAGACTGGGTCGCCGGCTTTATTTCGCTCGGGGCGATCGCCGGCATTACGACCGTGCTCCTTGTGATGATGTATGGGCAGACGCGTCTCTTCTACGCCATCAGCCGCGACGGTTTGCTGCCGAAAGTGTTTGCTCGCATCAGCCCGACGCGCCAAGTGCCGTATGTCAATACGTGGCTGACGGGAGCGGCTGTAGCGGTATTCGCCGGCATCATCCCGCTCAACAAATTGGCGGAACTGACGAACATTGGCACACTCTTTGCCTTTATTACCGTTTCAATTGGCGTTCTTGTGCTGCGCAAAACGCAGCCGGACTTAAAGCGGGCGTTCCGCGTCCCGTTCGTTCCGGTCATCCCGATTTTAGCCGTCTTGTTCTGCGGCTACTTAGTTCTTCAGCTCCCGATGACGACATGGATCGGTTTTATCTCGTGGCTGCTGATTGGTTTGGTCATTTACTTTGTCTACGGCCGCAAGCATAGCGCGCTTAACGAAATAGCTAAAAGTGAAGAAAAAGTCGGTTAA
- the rsgI gene encoding Regulation of sigma I protein, which produces MKKEGEYEVGEEIEAGAVKKTFPFHRRSFRYALVSALAAAVLLVTTWIQWPSGAVYAYMSIDINPSIEAGVDDDLHVLTLKAYNEEGKNVLAALPAWKNKPFSAVAEQIIVLSEKKGYLKEGGEVLITTVEKERNASSARKLSAELAEIERSVADDRIVIKTANSTMEVRSRAAEQGMTTGKLLQIEKKAKPASSTSTKPDKEKGQSGKKEKKPSPVKGQKLEQPAQMKQKHGEQKPKQQKKEKQPLHERKNTDSNKESPPSDKEISPKGKNHGNARPSRPGGHYVEKKAADGRHDRSNKKDRRDPANVHRQPTIIDSKTKKAE; this is translated from the coding sequence GTGAAAAAGGAAGGGGAGTATGAAGTTGGAGAAGAGATTGAAGCAGGTGCAGTAAAAAAAACCTTTCCATTTCACCGTCGTTCGTTTCGATATGCATTGGTGAGCGCTTTGGCAGCGGCCGTACTGCTTGTCACCACTTGGATTCAGTGGCCTTCCGGCGCGGTGTACGCATATATGTCGATCGACATTAATCCGAGCATTGAAGCGGGGGTCGACGATGATCTGCACGTATTGACGTTAAAGGCGTATAATGAAGAAGGAAAAAACGTGCTCGCCGCGCTCCCTGCATGGAAAAATAAACCGTTTTCTGCGGTGGCGGAACAAATTATTGTATTAAGCGAAAAAAAGGGCTATTTAAAGGAAGGCGGCGAAGTGCTCATTACAACGGTGGAAAAAGAGCGTAACGCCTCCTCGGCGCGGAAGCTGTCCGCTGAGCTTGCTGAAATCGAGCGGTCGGTGGCGGACGACCGGATCGTTATCAAAACGGCAAACAGCACAATGGAAGTGCGCAGCCGGGCAGCTGAGCAAGGAATGACGACCGGAAAACTGTTGCAGATCGAGAAAAAAGCAAAACCGGCCTCGTCCACATCCACCAAGCCGGACAAAGAGAAAGGACAAAGCGGAAAGAAGGAAAAGAAACCATCACCAGTAAAAGGGCAAAAACTAGAGCAGCCGGCGCAAATGAAACAAAAGCATGGCGAACAGAAACCAAAGCAGCAGAAAAAAGAAAAACAGCCGTTGCACGAGCGAAAAAACACCGATTCAAATAAAGAAAGTCCCCCGTCGGACAAAGAGATTTCTCCGAAAGGGAAAAACCATGGGAACGCCCGTCCGTCGCGGCCGGGCGGTCATTATGTAGAGAAAAAGGCAGCGGATGGCCGGCACGACCGCAGCAACAAGAAAGATCGCCGCGATCCGGCGAATGTCCACCGCCAACCGACAATCATCGATTCCAAAACGAAAAAAGCCGAGTGA
- the sspD gene encoding Small, acid-soluble spore protein D produces MARGSNKLLVPGIEQALEQIKYEIAQEFGVQLGAGTVSRANGSVGGEITKRLVAQAQSELAGRRTE; encoded by the coding sequence ATGGCACGTGGAAGCAACAAACTGCTTGTTCCAGGCATTGAACAAGCATTGGAACAAATTAAATACGAAATCGCCCAAGAGTTTGGCGTGCAGCTCGGGGCTGGCACTGTTTCGCGCGCCAACGGCTCCGTCGGCGGGGAAATTACGAAACGGCTCGTCGCCCAAGCGCAAAGCGAGCTGGCAGGACGGAGAACAGAATAA
- the ycjP_1 gene encoding Inner membrane ABC transporter permease protein ycjP, whose product MFRCGIISISKLLVGYRWELKGEFITKKDCKRFRSRIVLPLARPALAAQAIFVFMGSWNDFMRPLIILSDPQLFTLPLGLNSFKGQYISYWNYIMAASMVFTLPVLVIYTFFNRYFIKGISFTGGK is encoded by the coding sequence ATGTTTCGATGTGGCATCATTAGTATAAGCAAACTGTTGGTGGGGTATAGGTGGGAATTAAAGGGAGAGTTTATCACAAAAAAAGATTGCAAACGTTTTCGATCCCGGATCGTCCTGCCGCTCGCCCGTCCGGCTCTGGCGGCTCAGGCCATTTTCGTCTTCATGGGTTCGTGGAACGATTTCATGCGCCCACTCATTATTTTGTCAGATCCGCAATTGTTTACCTTGCCGCTGGGCCTGAACAGCTTCAAAGGACAATATATCAGCTATTGGAACTACATCATGGCCGCTTCAATGGTGTTTACCTTGCCGGTGTTGGTCATTTATACGTTTTTCAATCGCTATTTCATTAAAGGAATTTCGTTTACGGGCGGGAAATAA
- the fdhA gene encoding Glutathione-independent formaldehyde dehydrogenase: MKAVTYQGIKDVAVKQMPDPKILKDDDIIVKITSTAICGSDLHLVHGMVPNMPEDFIIGHEPMGIVEEVGPAVTKVKKGDRVIVPFTIACGQCWYCQHGLESQCDASNPNGESGGYFGYSETFGGYPGGQAEYLRVPFANFTPFVVPENCELEDEKLLFLSDIIPTAFWGVDEAGVKDGDTVVVLGCGPVGLLTQKFAWMKGAKRVIAVDYIDYRIEHAKKTNKVETLNFTEYENVGEYIKEMTGGGADVVIDCVGLDGKMTPLELIGSALKLQGGAMGAIVIASQAVRKGGTIQLVGVYGARYNQFPLGDLFSRNITLKMGQAPVIHYIPTLYEWIVEGKFDPTDIITHRLPLDEAQYAYEIFDEKKDGCIKVVLKP, from the coding sequence ATGAAAGCGGTGACATATCAAGGCATTAAAGATGTCGCGGTGAAACAAATGCCAGATCCGAAAATTTTGAAGGATGATGATATTATTGTAAAAATCACAAGCACCGCCATTTGCGGCTCTGATCTTCATCTCGTGCACGGCATGGTCCCGAACATGCCGGAAGATTTCATTATCGGCCATGAACCGATGGGCATTGTCGAGGAAGTCGGCCCGGCGGTGACGAAAGTGAAAAAAGGCGACCGGGTCATCGTGCCGTTTACGATCGCCTGCGGGCAATGCTGGTATTGCCAGCACGGGCTCGAAAGCCAATGCGATGCGTCGAACCCAAACGGCGAATCGGGGGGGTATTTCGGCTATTCCGAGACGTTTGGCGGCTACCCGGGCGGGCAGGCTGAATATTTGCGCGTTCCGTTTGCCAACTTCACTCCGTTTGTCGTCCCGGAAAACTGTGAGTTGGAAGATGAAAAATTGCTGTTTTTGTCGGACATCATCCCGACCGCGTTTTGGGGCGTTGATGAGGCAGGGGTAAAAGATGGCGACACTGTTGTCGTGCTCGGCTGCGGGCCAGTTGGGCTGCTGACGCAAAAGTTTGCCTGGATGAAAGGGGCGAAACGCGTCATCGCCGTTGATTACATCGATTATCGGATCGAACATGCGAAAAAGACGAACAAAGTCGAAACGTTAAATTTCACTGAATACGAGAATGTCGGAGAATATATTAAAGAAATGACCGGAGGCGGGGCCGATGTCGTCATCGATTGTGTCGGGCTCGACGGAAAGATGACGCCGCTTGAGCTTATTGGCTCAGCGCTGAAGCTGCAAGGCGGGGCGATGGGGGCGATCGTCATCGCTTCGCAGGCGGTGCGCAAAGGCGGAACGATCCAGCTCGTCGGGGTATATGGCGCCCGCTACAACCAGTTTCCGCTCGGCGATTTGTTCTCACGCAACATTACGCTGAAAATGGGGCAGGCGCCGGTCATTCATTACATTCCGACGTTATACGAGTGGATCGTGGAAGGGAAGTTCGATCCGACCGATATCATTACCCATCGCCTGCCGCTTGATGAGGCGCAATACGCATACGAAATTTTCGACGAAAAGAAAGACGGCTGTATTAAAGTCGTGCTCAAGCCGTAA
- the hemN_1 gene encoding Oxygen-independent coproporphyrinogen-III oxidase, with the protein MNIVCTTLNAKYIHMNLAIRYLKAYAMPEFDVKLVEYTIKDPALNIVADLYQRRPDVIGFSCYIWNIEETIKVAKMLKKAAPNMVIVAGGPEVSYDVREWMERVPEFDFIVVGEGEETFKQLLFALDGHGDVRDIAGLAFRDGGRIVINPQRNKVRLADMPSPFRFPEDIPHLPNRVVYVETSRGCPFSCQFCLSSIEVGVRYFDREKIKDDLRYLMRHGARTIKFVDRTFNISRSYAMDMFRFLIDEHVPGTVFQFEITADIMRPEVIEFLNREAPPGLFRFEIGVQSTNDEVNRLIMRKQNFAKLSRTVTMIKEGGKIAQHLDLIAGLPEEDYNSFRKTFNDVFALRPEELQLGFLKLLRGTGLRLRAEEYGYVYMDHAPYEVLANNVLSFDDVIRIKQVEDVLEKYWNAHRMDETIEYLVTDVFPSPFDFFQQFGTYWDERGWARIGHQLEDLFRRLHEFLRTAVPDALPVAESLMKYDYLRNQKYKPRKPWWNEKTDKTARTAVYRALLERPEALGADFAALGLGEKELFKHTVVEIVPVDVGRYIAAKQLSFAPTVIVAYFDPSGTGATLFSAPLSALSASASA; encoded by the coding sequence ATGAATATTGTCTGCACGACATTGAACGCCAAATACATTCATATGAACCTCGCCATCCGCTATTTAAAAGCATACGCAATGCCGGAGTTTGACGTCAAGCTCGTTGAGTATACGATCAAAGACCCGGCGCTGAACATCGTCGCCGATTTGTACCAGCGCCGGCCGGATGTCATCGGCTTCAGCTGCTACATTTGGAACATTGAAGAGACGATCAAAGTCGCCAAAATGTTAAAAAAAGCAGCGCCGAATATGGTCATTGTCGCCGGCGGCCCGGAAGTGTCGTACGATGTGCGCGAATGGATGGAGCGGGTGCCGGAGTTTGACTTTATCGTCGTCGGCGAAGGAGAGGAAACGTTTAAACAGCTGCTTTTCGCTTTAGACGGCCATGGAGACGTCCGTGATATCGCCGGTCTCGCGTTTCGCGACGGGGGCCGCATTGTCATCAATCCGCAGCGAAACAAAGTCCGCCTTGCCGACATGCCGTCGCCGTTTCGCTTTCCGGAAGACATTCCCCATCTTCCGAACCGGGTCGTGTATGTTGAAACGAGCCGCGGCTGCCCGTTCAGCTGCCAATTTTGCCTGTCCTCGATCGAAGTCGGCGTCCGCTACTTTGACCGCGAAAAAATCAAAGACGACTTGCGCTACTTAATGCGGCACGGGGCGCGGACGATCAAGTTCGTCGACCGGACGTTCAACATCAGCCGCAGCTATGCCATGGACATGTTCCGCTTTTTGATTGACGAACATGTACCAGGAACGGTCTTTCAGTTTGAAATTACCGCCGACATTATGCGTCCCGAGGTGATCGAGTTTTTAAACCGCGAAGCGCCGCCCGGCCTGTTCCGCTTTGAAATCGGCGTCCAGTCGACGAACGACGAAGTGAATCGGCTCATTATGCGCAAACAAAACTTCGCCAAACTTTCGCGAACGGTAACGATGATTAAAGAGGGCGGGAAAATCGCCCAACATTTGGATTTGATCGCCGGTCTTCCCGAAGAAGACTACAACTCGTTCCGAAAGACGTTTAACGACGTATTCGCCCTCCGTCCGGAAGAACTGCAGCTTGGCTTTTTGAAACTGCTGCGCGGCACTGGGTTGCGCCTGCGCGCCGAGGAGTACGGCTATGTGTATATGGACCATGCGCCATACGAAGTGCTCGCCAACAACGTCTTGTCGTTTGATGACGTCATCCGCATCAAGCAAGTGGAAGACGTGCTTGAAAAATATTGGAACGCCCATCGAATGGACGAAACGATCGAGTACTTGGTGACCGATGTGTTCCCGTCGCCGTTTGACTTTTTCCAGCAGTTTGGCACGTATTGGGATGAGCGCGGCTGGGCGCGCATCGGCCACCAACTGGAAGACTTGTTCCGCCGCCTGCATGAATTTTTGCGCACAGCCGTCCCGGACGCGCTGCCGGTCGCCGAGTCGCTCATGAAATACGATTACTTGCGCAATCAAAAATATAAGCCGCGCAAACCGTGGTGGAATGAGAAAACGGACAAAACGGCGCGCACGGCCGTCTACCGTGCGCTGCTCGAACGGCCCGAGGCGCTCGGAGCGGATTTTGCCGCCCTTGGGCTCGGGGAAAAGGAATTGTTTAAACATACGGTCGTGGAAATCGTGCCGGTTGATGTCGGCCGCTATATCGCCGCGAAGCAGCTCTCGTTTGCGCCAACCGTCATCGTCGCCTATTTTGATCCGTCCGGCACCGGCGCAACGCTGTTTTCCGCGCCGCTGTCCGCCTTGTCCGCTTCGGCATCCGCCTAA
- the kinE_1 gene encoding Sporulation kinase E, producing MAQSLSPREEQNASPDVRSLEEENRRLKERLNSYSIIFERSLDAIVILNKNGEFVDVNEAACKLFEMDKFDLIGRSFSSFLELVPPDILLFQQSMLQKFGSFSDELLIKLPDGKVKHIEFSIKKDVFHEFDLVMMRDVSAHKALERERIIHEFLFRDVFNRAVDGIVIFDEFGRFIDVNPAFSMSLNLEKGKLLNLSFQQFVARECANEFARLLAEVKEKGTAKGELSLVRPDGTVKMFELTATSNVYSGFYMAIMRDVTERKNMEIKLQKSEERFRAIFEQAHEAILIWDDFGYILNANPAASRTFELPLNLLVRRNLLDFVEYGDEKVKRIFSEFRQKGEIRDELTFHMPNGEQKQLEFTMKKGAIDGYHLTIFRNVSERRKIERELRESEQKFRSIFDHSMDGILLWDEQHRIIDANPIACGIFSAEKEALLGRKVGELLPDRARRQLNKLMAECQRAGEASGEVEFSDETKGRIIEFSLKKEVIPGVGMMTFRDVTERKEMELQLRKSDTLNVVGELAAGIAHEIRNPMTALKGFIQLLQGSIDGDYSMYFNVIMSELKRIESIITEFLVLAKPQAVQYKQNDICKIMQDTIDLISAQAMMHNVQIIADFDRGLPPVYCEPNQLKQVFINILKNAIEVMPKGGDITVRIARMGKNVRISITDQGCGIPKDKIKKLGEPFYTTKERGTGLGLMVSYKIIEEHQGKIDVESEVGVGTTFHITLPIERTEREDDDGD from the coding sequence ATGGCCCAAAGCCTTTCTCCGCGGGAAGAACAAAATGCATCGCCGGATGTGCGGTCGCTTGAAGAGGAAAATCGGCGGTTAAAAGAGCGGTTGAACAGTTATTCGATCATTTTTGAGCGGTCGCTCGATGCGATCGTGATTTTAAATAAAAACGGTGAATTTGTCGATGTGAACGAAGCGGCGTGCAAGCTGTTTGAGATGGATAAGTTTGACTTGATCGGCCGTTCGTTCTCTTCGTTCCTCGAACTCGTGCCGCCGGATATTTTGCTGTTTCAGCAGTCGATGCTGCAAAAGTTCGGCTCGTTCAGCGACGAGCTGCTCATTAAGCTGCCGGACGGCAAGGTGAAGCATATCGAATTTTCGATAAAAAAAGACGTGTTTCATGAATTTGACCTCGTGATGATGCGCGACGTTTCGGCTCATAAGGCGCTTGAGCGCGAACGAATCATTCATGAGTTTTTGTTTCGCGACGTATTCAACCGCGCCGTCGACGGCATCGTCATTTTCGATGAATTTGGGCGGTTTATCGATGTCAATCCGGCGTTTTCGATGAGCTTGAACTTGGAAAAAGGAAAACTGCTCAATTTGTCGTTTCAGCAGTTCGTCGCCCGCGAATGCGCCAATGAGTTCGCACGGCTGCTCGCGGAAGTGAAAGAAAAGGGAACGGCCAAAGGCGAGTTGTCGCTTGTCCGCCCGGACGGAACGGTGAAAATGTTTGAACTGACGGCGACGTCGAACGTCTACAGCGGCTTTTACATGGCCATTATGCGCGACGTGACCGAGAGGAAAAATATGGAAATCAAGCTACAAAAAAGCGAAGAGCGGTTTCGGGCCATTTTCGAGCAGGCGCATGAGGCGATTCTCATTTGGGATGATTTTGGCTACATATTGAACGCCAATCCGGCCGCGAGCCGGACGTTTGAGCTGCCTTTGAATTTGCTTGTGCGCCGCAATTTGCTCGATTTTGTGGAATATGGGGATGAAAAGGTGAAGCGGATTTTCAGCGAGTTCCGCCAAAAAGGGGAAATTCGCGATGAGCTGACGTTCCATATGCCAAACGGCGAACAGAAACAGCTTGAGTTTACGATGAAAAAAGGGGCGATTGACGGCTACCATTTGACCATTTTCCGCAACGTGAGCGAGCGGCGGAAAATCGAGCGCGAACTGCGGGAAAGCGAACAAAAATTCCGCAGCATTTTCGATCACTCGATGGACGGCATTTTGCTTTGGGATGAGCAGCATCGCATCATTGACGCCAATCCAATCGCCTGCGGCATTTTTTCTGCTGAAAAGGAGGCGCTTCTTGGCCGGAAGGTCGGCGAACTTCTTCCGGACCGGGCGCGCCGCCAGTTGAATAAGCTGATGGCTGAGTGTCAGCGCGCTGGCGAGGCGAGCGGCGAAGTCGAGTTTTCCGATGAGACAAAGGGGCGAATCATCGAGTTTTCGTTGAAAAAAGAAGTCATTCCCGGCGTTGGAATGATGACGTTTCGCGATGTGACCGAGCGGAAGGAGATGGAGCTGCAGCTGCGCAAATCGGATACGCTCAATGTCGTCGGCGAGCTCGCTGCCGGCATCGCCCACGAAATCCGCAACCCGATGACGGCGTTAAAAGGGTTCATCCAGCTGCTGCAAGGAAGCATTGACGGCGATTATTCGATGTATTTTAATGTCATTATGTCGGAATTGAAGCGGATCGAATCGATCATCACCGAGTTTCTCGTTTTGGCCAAACCGCAGGCGGTGCAATACAAGCAAAACGACATTTGCAAAATCATGCAGGATACGATCGATTTGATCAGCGCCCAGGCGATGATGCATAACGTGCAAATCATTGCCGATTTCGACCGCGGGCTGCCGCCGGTGTATTGCGAGCCGAATCAGCTGAAGCAGGTGTTTATCAACATTTTGAAAAACGCCATTGAAGTGATGCCAAAAGGCGGGGACATCACGGTGCGGATCGCCCGCATGGGCAAAAATGTTCGCATTTCCATCACTGACCAAGGCTGCGGCATTCCGAAAGATAAAATCAAAAAACTCGGCGAGCCGTTTTATACGACGAAAGAGCGCGGCACCGGACTCGGCTTGATGGTCAGCTATAAAATCATAGAAGAGCACCAAGGGAAAATTGACGTGGAAAGCGAAGTCGGGGTCGGCACGACGTTTCATATTACGCTGCCGATTGAGCGGACAGAGAGGGAAGACGACGATGGCGATTGA